In Mixophyes fleayi isolate aMixFle1 chromosome 3, aMixFle1.hap1, whole genome shotgun sequence, the genomic stretch cccccccccccttagtgaTCTACAGGATCATTGGCAAAGCCaacctttttttctcttctagTCAAAACCTCATTGATGCTTGTGATTATGTTGTCCCATAAAATATACACACTCCCATTTCAACGCATACAATTCAGAATGTCATGCATGCAAATCTTACACCTTTTTGTTGGCTTTGTCAAGCCATGATCTGACATATTTAGCAAAGTATGTAACATTATTAGAGATTTTGATTTGTTGCACTGTTGAGGGTTTATGACAATCTCTTACAAATGTTGGTTAATACTCGTGTTGATAGCACACTATGTAACATCTTAAATATCTTAAACCGGCACTGTCCACCATTCAGGCATTAAGGGAAACATAATGAAGGCCAGACTAGTGTACACTATAgagcagacaaaaaaaaatgtagtttttttcTGAAATTAAATTCTATGTTAGAAAGCATTTGGGAGAAGATAAAGATTATGGGTAAGAGAATGCCAATAATGGATCTTTACTGAACTATGCAAGAAAGCATTCTAGCAACATCAAAATAACTAAGTAAGGACCTATAAAACTAAGATTGTATACACAGTCATCACCTGATATTTATAGTTCACAAAtgcaaatagaaaacaaaaactgCACAATTAGATTTTCTTTACGGTATTTGCCATATGAAGGTGAGGTTTTATATTTCCATGTCAAGACATTTCTCACCCAGACATAGTTCTTGTGCTCTAGCTTCTTCTGCACTTGGCTCAAGTGCTGTTGGCTTTCCAGAACTTCTTTGCCGATCTCTGAGCACATTCCCAAAACCTCCTGTAATAACTGCTTAGAGCAACAGTGCACCTTGTAATCTCTTGGAAGAATAGAGCCCGAGTTGGTGTCACAGGATAGACCAGCTTGTGGTGGGTTTTCATGTTTCATCGGACTACAGTGACCAGGTTCAACATTTTTTGACAAGCTTAATCTAGAGAAGCCCATTTTTGCATTGTCTCTTACAACACTCACATTGGAGGGCCCCGCTTCCACACTCTTGCAGACCCTTGAAGGTCCAGCCTCTTCGAGATCCTTTACTTTGGTCTCAATAGAGGACCCCACTTTCTTGATCTCTCGATCTTTCATTTCACGATCCAGTGCTTTCCACAGCCTTGAAGGTCCAGACTCTTCATGCTCTGTTCCTTTGGTCATCATTGAGGGTGCAGATTCTTCAAGATCTTTTCCTTTGGTTACCATGGAGGTTCCTGGTCTTTCATAATCAGTTCCTTTGGTCACTGTAGACTGTCCAGCTCCTTCATGATCAGATCCTCTGGTCACAGAGGACAGTTCAGGTTTTTCATGAACAGTTCTTTTGGTCATTTTGAATGGTCCATGTCCTCCATCATCTGCTCCTCTGGTCATCATGGACGTGCCAGGTCTTTCATGATCAATTCCTCTGGTCACCGTGGAGGGTCCATCTCCGGCTTGATGATCTGTTGCTCTGGTCACCGTGGAGGGTCCATCTCCGGCTTGATGATCTGTTGCTCTGGTCACCGTGGAGGGTCCATCTCCGGCTTGATGATCTGTTGCTCTGGTCACCGTGGAGGGTCCATCTCCGGCTTGATGATCTGTTGCTCTGGTCACCGTGGAGGGTCCATCTACGCCATAATCTGTTGCTCTGGTCACCGAGGAGGGTCCATCTCCGGCTTGATGATCTGTTGCTCTGGTCACCGTGGAGGGTCCATCTCCGGCTTGATGATCTGTTGCTCTGGTCACCGCGGAGGGTCCATCTCCAGCTTGATGATCTGTTGCTCTGGACTCCGTGGAGGGTTCATCTACGCCATAATCTGTTGTTCTGGTCACCGTGGGGGGCCCATCTCCGCCATGAGCTGTTCCCGTGGGGGACGCTGCCTCTCCAAGGACCAATCCACTATTGGATGTGCTGTTTACTACCTGACTTGGTCTTTCATTTACATGGGAGCCCTCTGTGCTTCTTCTTTGCCTTATGGATTTTCTATGAACAGAATTTGTGTTATCACCAGAGGCCAATTTGGGACTTTGGGTCCTGACCTGAATGGGGGGTCCTGTGATTTCTGGCCATGACAGCCTATCTGCTACATTACCCTCAGCCCTCTTCCTGGTGGAGGATCTGTGTCTCTTCTGCGGCCAGGATCTGTCTGGGTTATTTCTACCTGATCTGGTTTCATCTCCCACCCTCAGGCTCCTATTCCCTCCAGAGAGCCTGGTGCGGGGGGCTGAGGCCCGGACAACCGGCGTTACGAAGACTGAAGAATGGTCAGCGGCCCCGCTCTGTCCCAGTAACCGGAGACTCCTCCGTTTCAGACTGTCAACATTTGCCGCCATTTTCAAAATTAGGGAATCTGCCCACCGGAAGTGCCACTTGCAAACCTGCCCCGGAGGGAAGGGAGCTGAGGACGGTGCATATTAGTTCCGCACACAGAGAGCACATACGTCTATCAAATGTGACTTGTTCTGCACAGTACATCTCTGTAACTATATCTACTAACGTCTGATAATGCTTCATAACTAAATAATATCTGTCCCTCAGGGTCCTGACTGGAAAGCTGTACAACGGAAGTTACAGGTTCGCCATCTTACTACTCCCAAAAGTCGATTTTCATATATTAGTTACGTATGATTATACAAACGTTACATATTATTGTATAAGTGTCGTTATACGTTTCCAACatggagtgttttgtttataACTAACATTGATACTAAAACGTCACCCAGCTTTCAAGGAGTGGGTGTACAAAGATGGCGATCATCGAGACCCGCCgtatttgcgcatgcgcagttgcgGTTGCGGTTTGAGCTCTGCTCATAACTGCGAGTACAAAAAAATTCAAGCATTCATTATGGACTGGTCCAGGGGTCTTGTGGACTGTCACTGTCACCTCTCTGCTGCAGAATTCGACCATGTAAGAGTCTTCAGCTGCCAaccattctgggacttgtagttccacaacagctagaaATCTGTATGTTGCTTAAGCCTGTATGTATCACTCTTTGCAGTGGGGGtctatacggtggtatgccatacctccatttctcccactgccttcattgtaaagctatcaaatgcaattcacttacatttccattacatttttcataccaccacttctaaatttccattctgaacactgtggggcatattcaattgttggcgttacacggAAAAGTAATGCggtgtgcgcactattaccgtcattacggtaatagtgcgcgtaattaccgttattacggtacctttcacgctggatttcagctcgcagatcagggagctgcgaactgaaatccggcttagtattaccgtaataaaggtaatacttttaacgctgcgggaaacggcaacaattgaatatgtccctgtGTATAATAAAGTTTAATTATGTGCTAAAGTAGAACCAACCTTTCTTGGCATGTTtatcatatttaatttaaaaaaaagaattgacaGGTTATGCCGTTGTAATTGCTGCCAGTGTCCATAGCTTTCTGGCCTGTCTTAATGCTGGAGGGCCCAAGATGTCAATGGCAGAGGCCACAATCAACAGGAG encodes the following:
- the NSL1 gene encoding kinetochore-associated protein NSL1 homolog yields the protein MAANVDSLKRRSLRLLGQSGAADHSSVFVTPVVRASAPRTRLSGGNRSLRVGDETRSGRNNPDRSWPQKRHRSSTRKRAEGNVADRLSWPEITGPPIQVRTQSPKLASGDNTNSVHRKSIRQRRSTEGSHVNERPSQVVNSTSNSGLVLGEAASPTGTAHGGDGPPTVTRTTDYGVDEPSTESRATDHQAGDGPSAVTRATDHQAGDGPSTVTRATDHQAGDGPSSVTRATDYGVDGPSTVTRATDHQAGDGPSTVTRATDHQAGDGPSTVTRATDHQAGDGPSTVTRATDHQAGDGPSTVTRGIDHERPGTSMMTRGADDGGHGPFKMTKRTVHEKPELSSVTRGSDHEGAGQSTVTKGTDYERPGTSMVTKGKDLEESAPSMMTKGTEHEESGPSRLWKALDREMKDREIKKVGSSIETKVKDLEEAGPSRVCKSVEAGPSNVSVVRDNAKMGFSRLSLSKNVEPGHCSPMKHENPPQAGLSCDTNSGSILPRDYKVHCCSKQLLQEVLGMCSEIGKEVLESQQHLSQVQKKLEHKNYVWDFETSFQENISINGQSWHEAPDTTESEPDMKRIEDQLDDVIVESALKRKRYPRKILSHFVKVLKVEREVLDYKPVVHHEEIRLDSAYESSMMALTTMTANASQQISETMKALPVQLEKAEGFSQVLNLQPVLEGSRLRRDIFSSRVVLEDLAKTFPKLLETTPRESAPQTSTAPALTLKRRKNPPAQNNLYPLSSKRKISLDA